In Streptomyces chartreusis NRRL 3882, the following are encoded in one genomic region:
- a CDS encoding ABC transporter permease has protein sequence MSKLADRAEPVEVADGYRAGRTLPFRVELVRQLKRRRTMVMGGVLFALPVILLIAFQVGGDPGGNNNRVNLMDTATASGANFAAVNLFSAAGFLLVIPVALFCGDTVASEASWSSLRYLLAAPVPRARLLWSKLAVGLSLSLAALVLLPIVALVVGTAAYGWGPLQLPTGGTLPTGTAAQRLLIVVVYIMVSQLVTAALAFWLSTRTDAPLGAVGGAVFLTIIGSVLDEVTALGDWRHFLPAHWQYAWLDAVQPQLQWTDMIQGTSISVTYALVLFALAFRGFARKDVVS, from the coding sequence ATGAGCAAGCTCGCCGACCGGGCCGAGCCCGTCGAGGTCGCCGACGGCTACCGCGCGGGCCGCACCCTGCCCTTCCGCGTCGAGCTGGTCCGGCAGTTGAAGCGGCGCCGCACGATGGTCATGGGCGGTGTCCTGTTCGCCCTGCCGGTCATCCTGCTCATCGCCTTCCAGGTCGGCGGCGACCCGGGCGGCAACAACAACCGCGTGAACCTCATGGACACGGCGACGGCGTCCGGGGCCAACTTCGCCGCCGTCAACCTCTTCTCCGCCGCCGGCTTCCTCCTCGTCATCCCCGTCGCCCTGTTCTGCGGCGACACGGTCGCCTCGGAGGCGAGCTGGTCGTCCCTGCGCTATCTGCTCGCGGCGCCCGTGCCCCGGGCCCGGCTGCTGTGGTCCAAGCTCGCCGTCGGACTCAGCCTGAGCCTCGCCGCGCTGGTGCTGCTGCCGATCGTCGCCCTCGTCGTCGGCACGGCCGCCTACGGCTGGGGCCCGCTCCAGCTGCCCACCGGCGGCACCCTGCCCACCGGCACCGCCGCCCAGCGCCTGCTGATCGTCGTCGTGTACATCATGGTGTCCCAACTGGTCACCGCGGCCCTCGCGTTCTGGCTGTCGACCCGGACGGACGCACCGCTCGGCGCGGTCGGCGGCGCGGTGTTCCTGACCATCATCGGCAGCGTCCTCGACGAGGTGACGGCCCTCGGCGACTGGCGGCACTTCCTGCCCGCGCACTGGCAGTACGCCTGGCTCGACGCCGTCCAGCCGCAGTTGCAGTGGACGGACATGATCCAGGGCACGTCGATCTCCGTAACGTACGCGCTCGTGCTGTTCGCCCTGGCCTTCCGCGGTTTCGCCCGCAAGGACGTCGTCTCCTAG
- a CDS encoding vWA domain-containing protein, whose product MQPYGRHERYRTRHLLLALTAAGGLLLTACGGTTDSGSDSRAADRPDHTAGLPAPAHGDEDGTGEQEDREAAPDHLSTFALDVDTASYDYARRALADGRRPDPSTVRPEEFVNSFRQDYERPDGDGFSVTVDGARTDDEDWSLVRVGLATRTTERTGERPPAALTFVIDVSGSMAEPGRLDLAQESLSVLTDRLRDDDSVAIVVFSDEAETVLPMTRLDGNRDEIHDVISELDTRDSTNLGAGVETGYETAVEGLREGATNRVVLVSDALANTGDTDADTILERISGERREHGITLFGVGVGSDYGDALMERLADKGDGHTVYVSGTEEAREVFCEELPRNIDLTARDAKAQVAFDPETVEEFRLVGYDNRRVADEDFRDDRVDGGEVGPGHTVTALYAVRTEPGAEGHLATATVRWLDPDTRDPHEESGDLETGALHDSLRAAPSRFQVTAVAAYFADALRSGDDRYHRLPGAPVPLAELAGRARALAGTTDDRAVRELAEAIEQADRRG is encoded by the coding sequence ATGCAGCCGTACGGAAGGCACGAGCGGTACCGGACGCGACACCTGCTGCTCGCACTCACGGCGGCCGGCGGGCTGCTGCTCACCGCGTGCGGCGGGACCACCGACAGCGGGAGCGACAGCCGGGCCGCCGACCGCCCCGACCACACCGCGGGCCTGCCCGCGCCCGCCCACGGAGACGAGGACGGCACCGGCGAGCAGGAGGACCGCGAAGCCGCCCCCGACCACCTGTCCACCTTCGCCCTCGACGTCGACACCGCCTCCTACGACTACGCCCGCCGTGCCCTGGCCGACGGCCGGCGCCCCGACCCCTCGACGGTCCGCCCCGAGGAGTTCGTCAACAGCTTCCGCCAGGACTACGAACGCCCCGACGGCGACGGCTTCTCGGTCACCGTCGACGGCGCCCGCACCGATGACGAGGACTGGTCCCTGGTCCGCGTGGGCCTGGCCACCCGCACCACGGAACGCACCGGCGAACGCCCGCCCGCCGCCCTCACCTTCGTCATCGACGTCTCGGGCTCCATGGCCGAACCGGGCCGCCTGGATCTCGCCCAGGAGTCCCTCTCGGTGCTGACGGACCGGCTGCGCGACGACGACTCGGTCGCGATCGTCGTCTTCAGCGACGAGGCGGAGACCGTCCTGCCCATGACCCGCCTCGACGGCAACCGCGACGAGATCCACGACGTCATCTCCGAGCTGGACACCCGGGACTCCACCAACCTCGGCGCGGGCGTCGAGACCGGTTACGAGACGGCCGTCGAGGGCCTGCGCGAGGGCGCGACCAACCGGGTCGTCCTCGTCTCCGACGCCCTCGCCAACACCGGCGACACCGACGCCGACACGATCCTGGAGCGGATCTCCGGCGAACGCCGCGAGCACGGCATCACCCTCTTCGGTGTCGGCGTCGGCAGCGACTACGGCGACGCCCTGATGGAACGCCTCGCCGACAAGGGCGACGGCCACACCGTGTACGTGTCCGGCACCGAGGAGGCCCGCGAGGTCTTCTGCGAGGAGCTCCCGCGCAACATCGACCTCACCGCCCGCGACGCCAAGGCCCAGGTCGCCTTCGACCCCGAGACCGTCGAGGAGTTCCGCCTGGTCGGCTACGACAACCGCCGGGTCGCCGACGAGGACTTCCGCGACGACCGCGTCGACGGCGGCGAGGTCGGTCCCGGCCACACCGTCACCGCCCTGTACGCCGTCCGCACCGAGCCGGGCGCCGAAGGCCACCTGGCCACCGCCACCGTCCGCTGGCTCGACCCGGACACCCGCGACCCGCACGAGGAGTCCGGCGACCTCGAGACCGGTGCCCTCCACGACTCCCTGCGTGCCGCCCCCAGCCGCTTCCAGGTCACCGCGGTGGCGGCCTACTTCGCCGACGCCCTCCGCTCGGGCGACGACCGCTACCACCGCCTCCCGGGAGCCCCGGTCCCCCTCGCTGAACTCGCCGGCCGTGCTCGCGCGTTGGCCGGGACCACGGACGACAGGGCGGTGCGCGAACTGGCCGAGGCCATCGAACAGGCAGACCGCCGCGGTTGA
- the mmsA gene encoding CoA-acylating methylmalonate-semialdehyde dehydrogenase — translation MTKIVNHWIGGKTVEGASGTHGPVTDPATGEVTTKVAFASVDEVDAAVAAAKEAFTTWGQSSLAQRTSILFKFRALLDAHRDEIAELITAEHGKVHSDALGEVARGLEIVDLACGISVQLKGELSTQVASRVDVSSIRQPLGVVAGITPFNFPAMVPMWMFPVAIACGNTFVLKPSEKDPSASVRIAELLAEAGLPDGVFNVVHGDKVAVDRLLEHPDVKAVSFVGSTPIARYIHTTASANGKRVQALGGAKNHMLVLPDADLDAAADAAVSAAYGSAGERCMAISAVVAVGAIGDELVEKIRERAEKIKIGPGNDPTSEMGPLITKVHRDKVASYVEGAAAEGCEVVLDGTGHTVDGFENGHWIGISLLDKVPTSAKAYQDEIFGPVLCVLRTETYEEALDLINASPFGNGTAIFTRDGGAARRFQLEVEAGMVGVNVPIPVPVGYHSFGGWKDSLFGDHHIYGNDGTHFYTRGKVVTTRWPDPADAPAGVDLGFPRNH, via the coding sequence ATGACGAAGATCGTCAACCACTGGATCGGCGGCAAGACCGTCGAAGGCGCCTCGGGCACACACGGGCCGGTGACCGATCCGGCGACCGGCGAGGTGACGACGAAGGTCGCGTTCGCCTCGGTCGACGAGGTGGACGCGGCGGTGGCAGCCGCCAAGGAGGCCTTCACCACCTGGGGCCAGTCCTCCCTGGCCCAGCGCACGTCCATCCTCTTCAAGTTCCGGGCGCTGCTCGACGCGCACCGCGACGAGATCGCCGAGCTGATCACCGCCGAGCACGGCAAGGTGCACTCCGACGCCCTCGGCGAGGTCGCCCGCGGCCTGGAGATCGTCGACCTGGCCTGCGGCATCAGCGTGCAGCTGAAGGGCGAGCTGTCCACGCAGGTGGCGAGCCGCGTCGACGTGTCCTCGATCCGTCAGCCGCTCGGTGTCGTCGCCGGCATCACGCCGTTCAACTTCCCGGCGATGGTGCCGATGTGGATGTTCCCCGTCGCCATCGCGTGCGGCAACACCTTCGTGCTGAAGCCGTCCGAGAAGGACCCGTCGGCGTCGGTCAGGATCGCCGAACTGCTGGCCGAGGCGGGCCTGCCCGATGGCGTGTTCAACGTCGTCCACGGCGACAAGGTGGCCGTGGACCGCCTCCTGGAGCACCCGGACGTCAAGGCCGTCTCGTTCGTCGGCTCGACCCCGATCGCCCGCTACATCCACACCACCGCCTCCGCCAACGGCAAGCGCGTCCAGGCGCTCGGCGGCGCCAAGAACCACATGCTGGTCCTCCCGGACGCCGACCTCGACGCGGCCGCCGACGCCGCCGTGTCCGCCGCCTACGGCTCGGCGGGCGAGCGCTGCATGGCCATCTCCGCGGTCGTCGCGGTCGGCGCGATCGGCGACGAACTGGTGGAGAAGATCCGCGAGCGCGCCGAGAAGATCAAGATCGGCCCCGGCAACGACCCGACCTCCGAGATGGGCCCGCTGATCACCAAGGTCCACCGCGACAAGGTGGCGTCCTACGTCGAGGGCGCGGCGGCCGAGGGCTGCGAGGTCGTGCTGGACGGCACCGGCCACACCGTCGACGGCTTCGAGAACGGCCACTGGATCGGCATCTCCCTGCTCGACAAGGTGCCCACGTCCGCCAAGGCCTACCAGGACGAGATCTTCGGCCCGGTCCTGTGCGTGCTGCGCACCGAGACCTACGAGGAGGCCCTGGACCTGATCAACGCCTCGCCGTTCGGCAACGGCACCGCGATCTTCACCCGGGACGGCGGCGCGGCCCGCCGCTTCCAGCTGGAGGTCGAGGCCGGCATGGTCGGCGTGAACGTCCCGATCCCGGTCCCCGTGGGCTACCACTCCTTCGGCGGCTGGAAGGACTCGCTCTTCGGCGACCACCACATCTACGGCAACGACGGCACGCACTTCTACACCCGCGGCAAGGTCGTCACCACCCGCTGGCCGGACCCGGCCGACGCCCCGGCGGGCGTGGACCTGGGCTTCCCGCGCAACCACTGA
- the iolD gene encoding 3D-(3,5/4)-trihydroxycyclohexane-1,2-dione acylhydrolase (decyclizing), which translates to MTPTTRLTAAQALIRFLAAQYTERDGVRQRLIGATWGIFGHGNVAGLGQALLEHTEEMPYHQGRNEQAMVHAAVGYARQSNRLSTHAVTTSIGPGATNLVTGAALATINHLPVLLLPGDVFATRPADPVLQQLEVLYAGDVSVNDCLRPVSKYFDRITRPEALIPSALNAMRVLTDPVETGAVTLALPQDVQAEAYDWPDEFFAERVWTVRRPGADPAELAEAVRAIRAARRPLVVAGGGVHHSRAEEALAEFAGTTGIPVASTQAGKGSLRHDHPQDVGGIGHTGTATADELARTADLVIGVGTRYTDFTTASGTLFTGENVRFLNLNIASFDGHKLAGQPLIADARTGLEELTERLQMHGHRVAPSYATEYTEDKERWEQRVDACYEVDEPDTRPSQPQVLGVLDALVDESDILINAAGSLPGDLHKLWRTRSRDQYHLEYGYSCMGYEIPAAIGVKLAAPDRPVWALVGDGTYLMMPTEIVTAVQEGIAIKVLIIQNHGYASIGGLSESVGGERFGTAYRFPSEDGTYTGPPLPVDLAANAASLGMRVLRAKTVRDLEAALAEARAADTPTCVYVETQTADTVSGAPPAQAWWDVPVAETATRPSAVKARELYERHVSTRRRHL; encoded by the coding sequence ATGACCCCGACGACGAGGCTGACGGCCGCACAGGCGCTCATACGCTTCCTCGCCGCCCAGTACACCGAACGCGACGGCGTACGGCAGCGGCTCATCGGCGCCACCTGGGGCATCTTCGGCCACGGCAACGTCGCCGGACTCGGCCAGGCGCTCCTGGAGCACACCGAGGAGATGCCCTACCACCAGGGCCGCAACGAACAGGCCATGGTGCACGCGGCGGTCGGCTACGCCCGCCAGTCCAACCGGCTGTCCACGCACGCGGTGACGACCTCCATCGGCCCGGGCGCCACCAACCTCGTCACCGGCGCCGCCCTGGCGACCATCAACCACCTGCCGGTGCTGCTCCTGCCCGGCGACGTGTTCGCGACCCGCCCCGCCGACCCGGTCCTCCAGCAGCTCGAAGTGTTGTACGCGGGCGACGTCTCGGTCAACGACTGCCTGCGCCCGGTGTCGAAGTACTTCGACCGGATCACGCGCCCGGAGGCCCTGATCCCCTCGGCGCTGAACGCGATGCGCGTGCTCACCGACCCCGTCGAGACCGGCGCCGTCACCCTGGCGCTGCCCCAGGACGTGCAGGCCGAGGCGTACGACTGGCCCGACGAGTTCTTCGCCGAGCGCGTCTGGACCGTACGGCGTCCCGGCGCCGACCCGGCGGAACTCGCCGAGGCGGTACGGGCCATCCGCGCGGCGAGGAGGCCCCTGGTCGTCGCGGGCGGCGGCGTCCACCACAGCCGCGCCGAGGAGGCGCTCGCCGAGTTCGCCGGGACCACCGGCATCCCGGTCGCCTCCACCCAGGCCGGCAAGGGCTCCCTGCGGCACGACCACCCCCAGGACGTCGGCGGTATCGGCCACACCGGCACGGCCACCGCGGACGAACTCGCCCGCACCGCCGACCTGGTGATCGGCGTCGGCACCCGCTACACCGACTTCACCACCGCCTCCGGCACCCTCTTCACCGGCGAGAACGTCCGGTTCCTCAACCTCAACATCGCCTCGTTCGACGGCCACAAGCTCGCCGGGCAGCCCCTGATCGCGGACGCCCGCACCGGCCTCGAGGAGCTGACCGAGCGGCTGCAGATGCACGGCCACCGGGTCGCACCGTCGTACGCCACCGAGTACACCGAGGACAAGGAGCGCTGGGAGCAGCGCGTCGACGCCTGCTACGAGGTGGACGAGCCGGACACCCGCCCGTCCCAGCCGCAGGTCCTCGGCGTCCTGGACGCCCTGGTCGACGAGTCGGACATCCTCATCAACGCCGCCGGTTCCCTCCCCGGCGACCTGCACAAACTGTGGCGGACCCGGTCCCGCGACCAGTACCACCTGGAGTACGGCTACTCCTGCATGGGCTACGAGATCCCGGCCGCCATCGGCGTGAAGCTGGCCGCCCCCGACCGTCCCGTGTGGGCGCTGGTCGGCGACGGCACGTACCTGATGATGCCGACGGAGATCGTGACGGCCGTGCAGGAGGGCATCGCGATCAAGGTCCTGATCATCCAGAACCACGGCTACGCGTCCATCGGCGGGCTGTCCGAGTCGGTGGGCGGCGAGCGGTTCGGCACCGCCTACCGCTTCCCGTCCGAGGACGGCACGTACACGGGGCCGCCGCTGCCGGTGGACCTCGCCGCGAACGCGGCCAGCCTCGGCATGCGCGTACTGCGCGCGAAGACCGTGCGGGACCTCGAGGCGGCGCTCGCCGAGGCCCGGGCCGCCGACACTCCCACATGTGTCTACGTGGAGACCCAAACGGCAGACACAGTGTCGGGCGCGCCTCCCGCGCAGGCCTGGTGGGATGTACCCGTGGCCGAAACCGCGACACGGCCGTCCGCGGTCAAGGCACGTGAGCTGTACGAACGGCACGTCTCCACCCGACGCCGCCATCTGTGA
- a CDS encoding APC family permease produces the protein MTDTLRPVETAVAHAPDRRPRKLKRSIGVVGGTLLTLSCVTPASTLFVVVPDLFGSLGTATALTIAIGSLLCVAVAFCYSELGTLVPSAGGEYAMVSTLAGRLAGWLVFVLSLLVVMIVPPVIAMGTADYLAPLVHLDPSWTGASVMLLATLAGLLDLRANAWITGVFLVLEVIAAAVVAVLGFAHAERGTGSLVSMQVAAPDGTPDTVTALLVVSGLAIALFVTQGFSTAVYLSEELENPRRSVARTVLATLAISTVIILVPVAAITLGAPDLAALTGGDIGTMVTAWSNTAVGTFVSLCVALAIINAGIVMVIQNSRVLFASARDKAWPDPVNTLFSRLGRFGSPWVSTLAVGIPGAALCFVNLDTLYGVTGVSVTGMYLLVAVAALRSRRGTHQHTPAWRMPLWPAAPLLLIVFLVYILIQQDPTYLLWTGGITAAATLYWALYLRPRPETRWLVSIPQE, from the coding sequence ATGACCGACACGCTCCGCCCTGTCGAGACCGCCGTCGCGCACGCGCCGGACAGGCGTCCCAGGAAGCTCAAGCGCTCCATCGGAGTCGTCGGCGGCACCTTGCTCACCCTCTCCTGCGTCACGCCCGCCTCCACACTGTTCGTGGTGGTCCCCGACCTGTTCGGCTCGCTCGGCACCGCCACCGCCCTCACCATCGCCATCGGCTCGCTGCTCTGCGTAGCGGTGGCGTTCTGCTACTCGGAGCTGGGCACCCTGGTCCCGAGCGCCGGCGGCGAGTACGCCATGGTCTCGACGCTGGCCGGAAGGCTCGCCGGCTGGCTGGTCTTCGTCCTGTCCCTCCTGGTCGTGATGATCGTCCCGCCGGTCATCGCGATGGGCACGGCCGACTACCTCGCCCCCCTCGTTCACCTCGACCCGTCCTGGACGGGCGCCTCCGTGATGCTCCTCGCGACCCTCGCCGGCCTGCTCGACCTGCGCGCCAACGCCTGGATCACCGGCGTCTTCCTGGTCCTGGAAGTCATCGCGGCTGCGGTGGTGGCGGTGCTGGGCTTCGCCCATGCCGAGCGCGGCACCGGCAGCCTGGTCTCGATGCAGGTGGCGGCCCCGGACGGCACCCCGGACACGGTCACCGCCCTGCTCGTGGTCTCCGGCCTCGCGATCGCCCTGTTCGTCACCCAGGGCTTCTCCACCGCCGTCTACCTATCCGAGGAGCTGGAGAACCCGCGCCGCTCAGTGGCCCGCACGGTCCTCGCCACGCTCGCCATCTCCACCGTCATCATCCTGGTCCCGGTCGCCGCGATCACCCTGGGCGCCCCGGACCTCGCCGCACTGACCGGCGGGGACATCGGCACCATGGTCACCGCCTGGTCCAACACGGCCGTCGGCACGTTCGTCAGCCTCTGCGTGGCCCTCGCGATCATCAACGCCGGCATCGTCATGGTCATCCAGAACTCCCGCGTCCTGTTCGCCTCGGCCCGGGACAAGGCCTGGCCCGACCCGGTCAACACCCTCTTCTCCCGCCTCGGCCGCTTCGGCTCCCCCTGGGTCTCCACCCTCGCGGTGGGCATCCCGGGCGCCGCCCTGTGCTTCGTGAACCTGGACACCCTCTACGGCGTCACGGGCGTCTCGGTGACGGGCATGTACCTCCTGGTCGCCGTCGCCGCGCTGCGCTCCCGCCGAGGAACCCACCAGCACACCCCGGCCTGGCGCATGCCCCTCTGGCCGGCCGCCCCGCTCCTCCTGATCGTGTTCCTGGTCTACATCCTGATCCAACAGGACCCGACGTACCTCCTCTGGACGGGCGGCATCACGGCGGCGGCGACCCTGTACTGGGCCCTCTACCTGCGCCCGCGACCGGAGACCCGCTGGCTGGTGTCGATCCCGCAAGAGTGA
- a CDS encoding CocE/NonD family hydrolase, giving the protein MDLRLPGLNGLLRRPRRLLAAGAAVVVLAGAGTWTAVASDEAPPVDRADRILDTGNGVRIDTSYFTSQGAGRRPAVLLGHGFGGSKNDVRQQAEDLARDGYAVLTWSARGFGKSNGKIGLNDPKGEVADVSKLIDWLAKQPQVELDKPGDPRVGMAGGSYGGAIALLTAGHDDRVDAIAPAITYWNLADALFPNGVFKKLWAGIFVNSGGGCERFEPALCRMYERVAESGKPDTEARKMLDERSPSAVGDRIKVPTLLMQGQSDSLFPLGQADQAAKVIRAGGAPVDVDWIAGGHDGGDMETSRVQGRVRSWFDRYLKDDHGVDTGPAFRVTRTLGLGSGDGEPRLTGVTSDRYPGLESKQRSIALAGREQSFDNPPGASPPGVSALPGLGGAGGLSQLSSLGVGVSLDFPGQFAAFESAPFRDDVQITGSPTATVHVKSTSDDAVLFAKVYDVGPGGTQPVLPSQLVTPLRVEGAKAGKDVTITLPAIDHEVDDGHRLRLVLASTDLGYASPTAPATYTVSLKGALKVPSALGESNPQGPLPAWVWWMPLAGAAIALALIVTGRRRTAAPAPPDPELAEVPLQITDLTKRYAKASDRYAVKDLSFRVEKGQVLGLLGPNGAGKTTTLRMLMGLIKPDGGEVRVFGHAISPGAPVLSRVGAFVEGAGFLPHLSGRENLELYWRATGRPAEDAHMEEALEIAGLGDALARAVRTYSQGMRQRLAIAQAMLGLPDLLILDEPTNGLDPPQIREMREVMIRYAAAGRTVIVSSHLLAEVEQTCTHLVVMDHGQLVQAGPVEDIVGSGDTLLVGTATPVDEPVVEKVAALPGVASAVPVDEGILVQLDADGSPQRLVAELVRLDVPVRSVGPHRRLEDAFLTLIGAEA; this is encoded by the coding sequence ATGGATCTTCGACTGCCCGGACTGAACGGGCTGCTTCGGAGGCCCCGGAGGCTGCTCGCCGCCGGGGCCGCCGTCGTCGTTCTCGCGGGCGCGGGGACATGGACGGCCGTCGCGTCCGACGAGGCGCCCCCGGTCGACCGCGCCGACCGGATCCTGGACACGGGGAACGGGGTGCGTATCGACACCTCCTACTTCACCTCCCAAGGAGCCGGCCGCCGCCCCGCCGTCCTGCTCGGCCACGGCTTCGGCGGCAGCAAGAACGACGTACGGCAGCAGGCCGAGGATCTCGCCAGAGACGGCTACGCGGTCCTGACCTGGTCGGCGCGCGGCTTCGGCAAGTCCAACGGGAAGATCGGGCTGAACGACCCCAAGGGCGAGGTCGCCGACGTCTCGAAGCTCATCGACTGGCTGGCGAAGCAGCCCCAGGTCGAACTCGACAAGCCCGGCGACCCCCGCGTCGGCATGGCCGGCGGCTCCTACGGCGGCGCGATCGCGCTGCTCACGGCGGGACACGACGACCGGGTGGACGCCATCGCCCCGGCCATCACGTACTGGAACCTCGCCGACGCGCTGTTCCCGAACGGCGTGTTCAAGAAGCTGTGGGCCGGCATCTTCGTCAACTCCGGCGGCGGCTGCGAGCGGTTCGAGCCCGCGCTGTGCCGGATGTACGAGCGGGTCGCCGAGTCGGGCAAACCGGACACCGAGGCGCGCAAGATGCTCGACGAGCGTTCGCCGTCCGCGGTCGGGGACCGCATCAAGGTGCCGACGCTGCTGATGCAGGGCCAGTCCGACTCCCTGTTCCCGCTCGGCCAGGCCGACCAGGCCGCGAAGGTCATCCGTGCGGGCGGCGCCCCGGTCGACGTCGACTGGATCGCCGGCGGCCACGACGGCGGCGACATGGAGACGAGCCGAGTCCAGGGCCGCGTGCGGAGCTGGTTCGACCGCTACCTGAAGGACGACCACGGCGTCGACACCGGCCCCGCCTTCCGCGTCACCCGCACCCTCGGCCTCGGCTCCGGAGACGGCGAACCCCGGCTGACCGGCGTGACCTCGGACCGCTACCCCGGCCTGGAGAGCAAGCAGCGCTCCATCGCCCTGGCCGGCCGCGAGCAGAGCTTCGACAACCCGCCCGGCGCGAGCCCGCCCGGCGTCTCGGCCCTGCCCGGCCTCGGCGGCGCGGGCGGCCTCAGCCAGCTGTCCTCGCTCGGCGTCGGGGTCTCCCTCGACTTCCCCGGCCAGTTCGCCGCGTTCGAGTCGGCCCCCTTCCGGGACGACGTCCAGATCACCGGCTCCCCGACGGCCACGGTCCACGTGAAGTCCACCAGCGACGACGCGGTGCTCTTCGCCAAGGTCTACGACGTCGGCCCGGGCGGCACCCAGCCGGTGCTGCCCTCCCAGCTGGTCACGCCGCTCAGGGTGGAGGGCGCCAAGGCCGGCAAGGACGTCACGATCACCCTCCCCGCGATCGACCACGAGGTCGACGACGGCCACCGGCTGCGCCTGGTCCTGGCCTCCACGGACCTCGGCTACGCCTCTCCGACCGCCCCGGCCACGTACACCGTCTCCCTCAAGGGCGCTCTGAAGGTTCCGTCGGCGCTCGGCGAGAGCAACCCACAGGGCCCGCTGCCCGCCTGGGTGTGGTGGATGCCCCTGGCCGGCGCCGCGATCGCCCTGGCGCTGATCGTCACGGGACGCCGCCGCACGGCCGCACCCGCCCCGCCGGACCCCGAGCTGGCAGAAGTACCGCTGCAGATCACGGACCTGACCAAGCGGTACGCCAAGGCCTCCGACCGGTACGCCGTCAAGGACCTGTCCTTCCGCGTCGAGAAGGGCCAGGTCCTCGGCCTGCTCGGCCCGAACGGCGCCGGCAAGACCACGACCCTGCGCATGCTGATGGGCCTGATCAAGCCGGACGGCGGCGAGGTCCGCGTCTTCGGCCACGCCATCAGTCCGGGCGCCCCGGTCCTGTCCCGGGTCGGTGCCTTCGTCGAGGGCGCGGGCTTCCTGCCGCACCTGTCCGGCCGGGAGAACCTGGAGCTGTACTGGCGCGCCACCGGCCGCCCGGCCGAGGACGCGCACATGGAGGAGGCCCTGGAGATCGCGGGCCTCGGCGACGCGCTCGCCCGTGCGGTGCGCACGTACTCCCAGGGCATGCGCCAGCGCCTCGCCATCGCCCAGGCCATGCTCGGCCTGCCGGACCTGCTCATACTCGACGAACCGACCAACGGCCTCGACCCGCCCCAGATCCGCGAGATGCGCGAGGTGATGATCCGCTACGCCGCCGCGGGGCGCACGGTCATCGTCTCCAGCCACCTCCTCGCGGAGGTCGAGCAGACCTGCACGCACCTGGTCGTGATGGACCACGGGCAGCTCGTCCAGGCCGGTCCGGTCGAGGACATCGTCGGCTCGGGCGACACCCTCCTGGTGGGCACGGCCACGCCCGTGGACGAGCCCGTCGTCGAGAAGGTCGCCGCCCTGCCGGGCGTCGCCTCGGCCGTGCCCGTCGACGAGGGCATCCTGGTCCAGCTCGACGCCGACGGCAGCCCGCAGCGCCTGGTCGCCGAACTCGTGCGCCTGGACGTGCCCGTGCGGTCGGTCGGCCCGCACCGCCGCCTGGAGGACGCCTTCCTCACCCTGATCGGAGCCGAAGCATGA
- a CDS encoding chaplin, whose product MRQTLSKGAFAAVAATGILSLYGSPALADSDASGVAKDSPGVLSGNAVQVPVHVPVNLCGNTVEVLAALNESFGNVCRNTSHKSKGSGADASGVAKGSPGVGSSNVVQVPVDVPVNACGNNVAGLGLFNEAAENSCHNGSYGGHGGYGGEDDTPKPSGQDRTPPAKERPTPHDEETPDSPPAPEKDSEKPSTTEEESGPLPQLAETGSEALVAASVASAALMAGGVMLYRRGRTTWSR is encoded by the coding sequence ATGCGACAGACCCTGAGCAAGGGAGCTTTCGCGGCGGTCGCCGCCACGGGGATTCTGTCCCTGTATGGCAGCCCCGCCCTCGCTGACTCGGACGCGTCGGGAGTGGCGAAGGACTCTCCCGGTGTGTTGTCCGGGAACGCGGTGCAGGTGCCGGTCCACGTGCCGGTCAACCTGTGCGGCAACACCGTCGAAGTGCTCGCTGCGCTCAACGAGTCGTTCGGCAACGTCTGCCGCAACACCTCGCACAAGTCGAAGGGCTCCGGCGCGGACGCCTCGGGGGTCGCGAAGGGTTCCCCCGGCGTGGGGTCGAGCAACGTCGTGCAGGTGCCGGTCGACGTGCCGGTGAACGCGTGCGGCAACAACGTCGCCGGACTCGGGCTGTTCAACGAGGCGGCCGAGAACTCCTGCCACAACGGCTCGTACGGCGGCCACGGCGGCTACGGCGGCGAGGACGACACCCCGAAGCCGAGTGGTCAGGACCGGACACCCCCGGCCAAGGAGCGTCCCACGCCGCACGACGAGGAGACCCCGGACTCCCCGCCCGCGCCCGAGAAGGACAGCGAGAAGCCGTCCACCACGGAAGAGGAGAGCGGCCCGCTGCCCCAGCTGGCCGAGACCGGCAGTGAGGCGCTGGTGGCCGCCTCGGTCGCCAGCGCCGCGCTGATGGCCGGCGGGGTGATGCTGTACCGCCGCGGTCGCACCACCTGGTCCCGCTAG